From the genome of Pogoniulus pusillus isolate bPogPus1 chromosome 12, bPogPus1.pri, whole genome shotgun sequence, one region includes:
- the PDXK gene encoding pyridoxal kinase, which produces MESERECRVLSIQSHVVRGYVGNKAATFPLQVLGFEVDTVNSVQFSNHTGYAHWKGQVLNSDELHELYEGLKLNKVNRYDYVLTGYTRDTSFLAMVVDIVQELKQQNSNLVYVCDPVMGDKWNGEGSMYVPKDLLPVYRDKVVPVADIITPNQFEAELLTGRKIHTEKEALEVMDMLHAMGPETVVITSSDLQAPLGNDYLIALGSHRKTKADGTKITQRIRVESPKVDAVFVGTGDLFAAMLLAWTHKHPNNLKVACEKTVSAMQHVLQRTIKSAKAQAGEGNKPNSSQLELRMVQSKKDIENPEIIVKATVL; this is translated from the exons GTTTTGGGGTTTGAAGTTGATACGGTGAACTCTGTCCAGTTCTCAAACCACACAG GTTATGCCCACTGGAAAGGTCAAGTGTTAAACTCAGATGAACTTCATGAACTATATGAAGGACTTAAGCTGAACAAGGTCAACCGGTATGATTATGTGCTCACAG GGTATACAAGAGACACCTCATTTCTTGCAATGGTGGTGGATATTGTCCAGGAGTTGAAGCAACAGAATTCTAACCTAGTGTATG TATGCGATCCAGTGATGGGAGACAAATGGAACGGAGAAGGCTCTATG TACGTGCCCAAGGATCTCCTTCCAGTCTACAGGGACAAAGTTGTACCTGTTGCTGATATAATTACTCCTAACCAGTTTGAAGCTGA gttgctcacaggCAGGAAGATTCACACAGAAAAAGAAGCTTTAGAA GTAATGGATATGCTCCATGCCATGGGACCAGAGACTGTGGTGATCACAAGCTCAGATCTACAGGCTCCTCTAGGAAACGACTACCTAATTGCTCTGGGAAGCCACAGGAAAA CTAAGGCAGATGGTACCAAGATAACACAAAGAATTCGAGTGGAGTCTCCTAAAGTGGATGCTGTCTTTGTTGGAACAGGAGACTTGTTTGCTGCTATGCTTCTGGCATGGACACATAAGCATCCAAACAATTTGAAG GTGGCATGTGAAAAGACTGTCTCAGCTATGCAGCATGTTCTGCAAAGGACCATTAAGAGTGCAAAAG cacaagctggagaaggaaacAAACCCAACTCGTCCCAGCTGGAACTGAGGATGGTCCAAAGCAAAAAGGACATAGAAAACCCAGAGATCATAGTGAAGGCCACCGTGTTATAA